One genomic segment of Lysobacter sp. 5GHs7-4 includes these proteins:
- a CDS encoding M15 family metallopeptidase, whose amino-acid sequence MRGTVPVLINTPDIELWPGGLLRARSNHDARALSRARHVLRRKRDGQYLAADLPEGLLPLIPHLGHEPGLDAALDAMEHHFSLRRAGLERVSALPLDRLEERLAWLGLDQAYGERTGLPLVPEPDRLAYAGHDRYRRPLWLHPRAARAWTHLHAAALRDGVVLEAISGYRSHDYQLGIFERKLARGQSVEQILTVNAAPGYSEHHSGLALDIGAPDEPPAEESFERTAAFAWLRAQAGGYGFVMSYPRDNPHGIVYEPWHWRFDLA is encoded by the coding sequence ATGCGCGGCACCGTTCCGGTCCTGATCAACACCCCCGACATCGAGCTGTGGCCCGGCGGCCTGCTGCGCGCGCGCAGCAATCACGACGCCCGCGCGCTGTCGCGCGCGCGCCACGTGCTGCGGCGCAAGCGCGACGGCCAATACCTCGCCGCCGACCTGCCCGAAGGCTTGCTGCCGCTGATTCCGCACCTGGGCCACGAGCCCGGCCTGGACGCCGCGCTGGACGCGATGGAGCATCACTTCAGCCTGCGCCGCGCCGGCCTGGAGCGGGTGAGCGCGTTGCCGCTGGACCGCCTGGAAGAACGCCTGGCTTGGCTGGGCCTGGACCAGGCCTACGGCGAGCGCACCGGCCTGCCGCTGGTGCCGGAGCCCGACCGCCTCGCCTACGCCGGCCACGACCGCTACCGCCGCCCGCTGTGGCTGCATCCGCGCGCGGCGCGCGCCTGGACCCACCTGCACGCGGCGGCGCTGCGCGACGGCGTGGTGCTGGAGGCGATCTCCGGCTATCGCAGCCACGACTACCAGCTGGGCATCTTCGAACGCAAGCTCGCGCGCGGGCAAAGCGTCGAACAGATCCTCACCGTCAACGCCGCGCCCGGCTACAGCGAGCACCATTCCGGCCTGGCCCTGGACATCGGCGCACCCGACGAGCCGCCGGCGGAAGAATCGTTCGAGCGCACCGCCGCCTTCGCCTGGCTGCGCGCGCAGGCCGGCGGCTACGGTTTCGTCATGAGCTATCCGCGCGACAATCCGCACGGCATCGTCTACGAACCCTGGCACTGGCGTTTCGACCTCGCCTGA
- a CDS encoding endonuclease/exonuclease/phosphatase family protein produces the protein MRNRLSALLPFALLAALAAGCVRVQVHGAPDAAKAPAMNERGALRIATYNTSLYDDADGGLVRRLQGDDAGARKIAAVLQRARPDIVLLNEFDYDADGRAADLFQQRYLGVGQHGGTALRYPYRYFAPVNTGVPSGLDLDHDGRVGGDGRARGNDAWGYGLHPGQYGMLVLSQYPIDAAQARTFQLLKWSALPGARVPRDPATGAAWYPPAIWSQLRLSSKSHWDLPVRTPLGTIHVLAAHPTPPVFDGPEDRNGARNHDELRLWAEYLSAGEKPWLCDDRGACGGLAADAAFVILGDMNADPVDGDGARGAIAQVLDHPRVDATHLPRSAGAPQRAAEYGLPRKGDTATHTGDFGAKAGTLRLDYVLPSRGLNVRDSGVFWPARESADAAYADGSDHHLVWIDLAKP, from the coding sequence ATGCGCAATCGACTCTCCGCACTGCTTCCCTTCGCCCTGCTCGCCGCCCTCGCCGCCGGCTGCGTGCGCGTCCAGGTCCACGGCGCGCCCGACGCGGCAAAGGCCCCGGCCATGAACGAACGCGGCGCCTTGCGCATCGCCACCTACAACACCTCGCTGTACGACGACGCCGACGGCGGCCTGGTGCGCCGCCTGCAGGGCGACGACGCCGGCGCGCGCAAAATCGCCGCGGTGCTGCAGCGCGCGCGCCCGGACATCGTGCTGCTCAACGAATTCGATTACGACGCCGACGGCCGCGCCGCGGACCTGTTCCAGCAACGCTACCTGGGCGTGGGTCAGCATGGCGGCACCGCACTGCGTTATCCCTACCGCTACTTCGCGCCGGTCAACACCGGCGTGCCCAGCGGCCTGGACCTGGACCACGACGGCCGCGTCGGCGGCGACGGCCGCGCGCGCGGCAACGACGCCTGGGGTTACGGTCTGCATCCCGGCCAGTACGGCATGCTGGTGCTGTCGCAGTACCCCATCGACGCCGCGCAGGCGCGGACGTTCCAATTGCTGAAGTGGAGCGCGCTGCCGGGCGCGCGCGTACCGCGCGATCCCGCCACCGGCGCGGCCTGGTATCCGCCGGCGATCTGGTCGCAGCTGCGGCTGTCGTCGAAATCGCATTGGGACCTGCCGGTGCGCACGCCGCTGGGCACGATCCACGTCCTGGCCGCGCATCCGACCCCGCCGGTGTTCGACGGCCCCGAAGACCGCAACGGCGCGCGCAACCACGACGAGCTGCGGCTGTGGGCGGAGTATCTGTCGGCCGGCGAAAAACCCTGGCTGTGCGACGACCGCGGCGCCTGCGGCGGACTGGCGGCGGACGCCGCGTTCGTGATCCTGGGCGACATGAACGCCGATCCCGTCGACGGCGACGGCGCGCGCGGTGCGATCGCGCAAGTGCTGGACCACCCTCGCGTGGACGCCACCCACCTGCCGCGCAGCGCGGGCGCACCGCAGCGCGCGGCCGAGTATGGGCTGCCGCGCAAGGGCGACACCGCCACCCACACCGGCGACTTCGGCGCCAAGGCCGGCACCCTGCGCCTGGACTACGTGCTGCCCTCGCGCGGCTTGAACGTGCGCGACAGCGGCGTGTTCTGGCCGGCACGCGAGAGCGCGGACGCGGCCTACGCCGACGGCAGCGATCATCATCTGGTGTGGATCGATCTGGCTAAGCCGTAA
- a CDS encoding GNAT family N-acetyltransferase gives MSAVEVRLLGRDEAGVLARVADDVFDGAIDPRWAGEFFADPRHHLAVALLDGVVVGMASALHYVHPDKPPALWVNEVGVSAAQQRQGIGRCLLDALLAHARTLGCHEAWVGTELGNAAARALYASVGGQEATMVVVALPLDAQG, from the coding sequence GTGAGCGCGGTCGAGGTGCGATTGCTGGGCCGCGACGAGGCCGGCGTGCTGGCGCGCGTCGCCGACGACGTCTTCGACGGCGCGATCGACCCGCGCTGGGCCGGCGAATTCTTCGCCGATCCGCGCCACCACCTCGCGGTCGCGCTGCTGGACGGCGTGGTCGTCGGCATGGCCTCGGCGCTGCACTACGTGCACCCGGACAAGCCGCCGGCGCTGTGGGTCAACGAGGTCGGCGTGAGCGCCGCGCAGCAGCGCCAGGGCATCGGCCGGTGTCTGCTAGACGCGCTGCTCGCGCATGCGCGCACGCTGGGCTGCCACGAGGCCTGGGTCGGCACCGAACTCGGCAACGCCGCCGCGCGCGCGCTGTACGCGTCGGTGGGCGGCCAGGAAGCGACGATGGTGGTGGTCGCGCTGCCGCTGGACGCGCAGGGCTAA
- the purT gene encoding formate-dependent phosphoribosylglycinamide formyltransferase has product MITLGTPLSPHACRVLLLGSGELGKEVAIELQRYGVEVIAADRYADAPAMQVAHRSHVLDMLDGQAVRALIAAERPHLIVPEIEAIHTQTLVELEQEFAERGTHTRVIPTARAARLTMDREGIRRLAAETLGLPTSPYRFVDTLEDYREAVAAIGLPCVVKPVMSSSGKGQSLVRGADDVDKAWDYAQTGGRAGAGRVIVEGFIDFDYEITLLTVRHVGGTTFCAPIGHLQRDGDYRESWQPQPMSTRALARAQGIARSITDDLGGWGVFGVELFVKGDEVWFSEVSPRPHDTGLVTLISQDLSEFALHARAILGLPIPAIREHGASASCAVLAQGHGVPVFNGVDAALSQADTQLRLFGKPRVEGHRRVAVTLALGEDVDGAREHARRAAAALDIELR; this is encoded by the coding sequence ATGATCACCCTCGGTACGCCTTTGTCCCCGCACGCTTGCCGCGTGCTGCTGCTCGGTTCGGGCGAACTCGGCAAAGAGGTGGCGATCGAACTGCAGCGCTACGGGGTGGAGGTGATCGCCGCCGACCGCTACGCCGACGCGCCGGCGATGCAGGTCGCGCACCGCAGCCACGTGCTGGACATGCTGGACGGCCAGGCCGTGCGCGCGCTGATCGCCGCCGAGCGCCCGCACCTGATCGTGCCGGAGATCGAGGCCATCCACACCCAGACCCTGGTGGAACTGGAGCAGGAATTCGCCGAGCGCGGCACGCACACGCGCGTGATCCCGACCGCGCGCGCCGCGCGCCTGACCATGGACCGCGAAGGCATCCGCCGCCTGGCCGCCGAAACCCTGGGCCTGCCGACCTCGCCCTACCGCTTCGTCGACACGCTGGAGGATTACCGCGAGGCGGTCGCCGCGATCGGCCTGCCGTGCGTGGTCAAGCCGGTGATGTCGTCCTCGGGCAAGGGCCAGAGCCTGGTGCGCGGCGCCGACGACGTCGACAAGGCCTGGGACTACGCCCAGACCGGCGGCCGCGCCGGCGCCGGCCGCGTCATCGTCGAAGGCTTCATCGACTTCGACTACGAAATCACCCTGCTGACCGTGCGCCACGTCGGCGGCACCACGTTCTGCGCGCCGATCGGCCACCTGCAGCGCGACGGCGACTACCGCGAAAGCTGGCAGCCGCAGCCGATGTCGACGCGCGCGCTGGCGCGCGCGCAGGGCATCGCGCGCAGCATCACCGACGACCTGGGCGGTTGGGGCGTGTTCGGCGTGGAGCTGTTCGTCAAGGGCGACGAGGTCTGGTTCAGCGAAGTTTCGCCGCGCCCGCACGACACCGGCCTGGTGACCCTGATCTCGCAGGATCTGAGCGAGTTTGCGCTGCATGCGCGCGCGATCCTCGGCCTGCCGATTCCGGCCATCCGCGAACACGGCGCGTCGGCCTCGTGCGCGGTGCTCGCGCAGGGCCACGGCGTGCCGGTGTTCAACGGCGTCGACGCCGCGCTGAGTCAGGCCGACACGCAACTGCGTCTGTTCGGCAAGCCGCGCGTGGAAGGCCACCGCCGCGTAGCGGTGACGCTCGCGCTGGGCGAGGACGTCGACGGCGCGCGCGAGCACGCGCGGCGCGCGGCCGCGGCGTTGGACATCGAGCTGCGCTGA
- a CDS encoding NIPSNAP family protein, with amino-acid sequence MITCYLRYVLDPAKLAEFETYARMWIPLVQRHGGTHHGYFLPGEGPSNIALALFSFPSLAEYEAYRSRAAVDPDCQAAVRYYEDTRCFLSYERSFYRPVLE; translated from the coding sequence TTGATCACCTGTTACCTGCGCTACGTGCTGGACCCGGCCAAGCTGGCCGAGTTCGAAACCTACGCGCGCATGTGGATCCCGCTGGTGCAGCGCCACGGCGGCACCCACCACGGCTACTTCCTGCCCGGCGAAGGCCCCAGCAACATCGCCCTGGCGCTGTTCTCCTTCCCCAGCCTGGCCGAGTACGAGGCCTACCGCAGCCGCGCCGCCGTCGATCCCGATTGCCAGGCCGCGGTGCGCTACTACGAGGACACGCGCTGCTTCCTCAGCTACGAGCGCAGCTTCTACCGGCCGGTGCTGGAGTGA
- a CDS encoding metal-dependent hydrolase encodes MPFTPIHLGPGLALKAIGGRHFSFMVFGGAQVLMDIEPLIGILRGWAVLHGRTHSLIGALLIGLLAGAIGKPISAACLRWLRIPHAPFTWRAAFAGGLIGTYSHVLLDAIMHYDLQPAWPWSPANPLLRWISVDALHLWCVALGGFGCAVLAARAAWRRLE; translated from the coding sequence ATGCCGTTCACGCCGATCCACCTCGGCCCCGGCCTCGCGCTCAAGGCCATCGGCGGCCGCCACTTCAGCTTCATGGTGTTCGGCGGCGCGCAGGTGCTGATGGACATCGAACCGCTGATCGGCATCCTGCGCGGCTGGGCGGTACTGCACGGACGCACGCACAGCCTGATCGGCGCCTTGCTGATCGGCCTGCTCGCGGGCGCGATCGGCAAGCCGATCAGCGCCGCATGCCTGCGCTGGCTGCGCATCCCGCATGCGCCGTTCACCTGGCGCGCCGCGTTCGCGGGCGGCCTGATCGGCACCTACTCGCACGTGCTGTTGGACGCGATCATGCACTACGACCTGCAGCCGGCCTGGCCCTGGTCGCCGGCCAATCCCCTGCTGCGCTGGATCTCGGTGGACGCGCTGCATCTGTGGTGCGTGGCGCTGGGCGGGTTCGGCTGCGCCGTGCTGGCCGCACGCGCGGCCTGGCGCCGCCTGGAGTAA
- a CDS encoding N-acetylmuramoyl-L-alanine amidase, which yields MPPLPPPRAQALPYEALLEPRAADSVDLVVIHCTELPDLATAREYGERVLYPGSGTGNSGHYYIDRDGSVLRYVDPLRTAHHTRGYNPRSVGIELVNTGRYPHWLDSRHQAMDEAYTEAQIEALIGLLAQLRVQLPALRRIAGHEDLDTTRVEASDDPTVLVQRKLDPGPRFPWARVLAACGLERLQPAAAAS from the coding sequence ATGCCGCCCCTTCCGCCCCCGCGCGCGCAAGCGCTGCCCTACGAGGCCCTGCTGGAGCCGCGCGCGGCCGACAGCGTCGATCTGGTGGTGATCCACTGCACCGAACTGCCGGATCTGGCGACCGCGCGCGAGTACGGCGAGCGCGTGCTCTACCCGGGCTCGGGCACCGGCAACAGCGGCCATTACTACATAGACCGCGACGGCAGCGTGCTGCGCTACGTCGATCCGCTGCGCACGGCCCACCACACGCGCGGCTACAACCCGCGCTCGGTCGGCATCGAACTGGTCAATACCGGCCGCTACCCACACTGGCTGGATTCGCGCCACCAGGCCATGGACGAGGCGTATACCGAAGCCCAGATCGAGGCGCTGATCGGCCTGCTGGCGCAGTTGCGCGTGCAGCTGCCGGCGCTGCGCCGCATCGCCGGTCACGAGGACCTGGACACCACCCGGGTCGAGGCCAGCGACGATCCGACCGTGCTGGTGCAGCGCAAGCTCGACCCCGGTCCGCGGTTTCCGTGGGCGCGGGTGCTGGCGGCATGCGGCTTGGAACGGCTGCAGCCGGCCGCCGCGGCGAGCTGA
- a CDS encoding Arc family DNA binding domain-containing protein: MSEKKAYPLRINADVLAAAQRWADDELRSLNAQIEYLLRDALRKAGRLPHPKPTSPEETDDA; encoded by the coding sequence GTGAGCGAGAAGAAAGCCTATCCGCTGCGCATCAACGCCGACGTGCTGGCGGCGGCGCAGCGCTGGGCCGACGACGAACTGCGCTCGCTCAACGCCCAGATCGAGTACCTGCTGCGCGACGCCCTGCGCAAGGCCGGACGCCTGCCCCATCCCAAACCCACCTCACCTGAAGAGACGGACGACGCATGA
- a CDS encoding MOSC domain-containing protein, giving the protein MSLPPADSALGRLMAQLPRPGRVEWIGLRPKRDVAMQTVAEALAQTGIGLVGDRYAGGSGKRGVTLIQAEHLPAIVALSGRDTLDPALLRRNVVVSGLPLVALKGRRFRLGEAVLEGTEDCDPCSRMEDALGPGGYNAMRNHGGLCARILAGGRIRLGDALVVLAD; this is encoded by the coding sequence ATGTCCCTGCCGCCCGCCGACTCCGCCCTAGGCCGCCTGATGGCCCAGCTGCCCCGACCCGGCCGGGTGGAGTGGATCGGCCTGCGTCCGAAGCGCGACGTGGCCATGCAGACGGTCGCCGAGGCGTTGGCGCAGACCGGCATCGGCCTGGTCGGCGACCGCTACGCCGGCGGCAGCGGCAAGCGCGGGGTGACCCTGATCCAGGCCGAACACCTGCCCGCGATCGTCGCGCTGTCGGGCCGCGACACGCTGGACCCGGCCCTGCTGCGCCGTAACGTGGTGGTGTCGGGCCTGCCGCTGGTGGCGCTCAAGGGCCGCCGCTTCCGTCTCGGCGAAGCCGTGCTGGAAGGCACCGAGGACTGCGACCCTTGCTCGCGCATGGAAGACGCGCTCGGGCCCGGCGGCTACAACGCCATGCGCAACCACGGCGGTCTGTGCGCGCGCATCCTCGCGGGTGGCCGCATCCGTCTGGGCGACGCGCTGGTCGTGCTGGCCGACTGA
- a CDS encoding calcium-binding protein: protein MKRSIVLVAALAAAVAGAALAAPQGEGPDRPQRPSLDRNNDGAIDRSEAAAMPRLAEKFDALDKNRDGRLSADERPSHRGRGGKGGRGGHGGRHGGMGGLISADADGDGRISKAEAAQLPMIGDKFAQIDGNRDGYVVRSELRAFHERERPQREAERAKRFEQHFAEADLNRDGKLSKIEVGEKMPRLAKAFAFMDEDRDGYLTREDLRHPPRR from the coding sequence ATGAAACGTTCCATCGTGCTGGTCGCCGCACTGGCGGCCGCCGTCGCCGGCGCCGCGCTGGCCGCACCGCAGGGCGAAGGCCCCGACCGTCCGCAGCGCCCCAGCCTGGACCGCAACAACGACGGCGCGATCGACCGCAGCGAAGCCGCGGCGATGCCGCGCCTGGCCGAGAAGTTCGACGCCCTCGACAAGAACCGCGACGGCCGCCTCAGCGCCGACGAGCGCCCCTCGCACCGCGGCCGCGGCGGCAAGGGCGGACGCGGCGGTCACGGCGGACGCCACGGCGGCATGGGCGGGCTGATTTCCGCCGACGCCGACGGCGACGGCCGCATCAGCAAGGCCGAGGCCGCCCAGCTGCCGATGATCGGCGACAAGTTCGCCCAGATCGACGGCAACCGCGACGGCTACGTGGTGCGCAGCGAACTGCGCGCGTTCCACGAGCGCGAGCGCCCGCAGCGCGAGGCCGAGCGCGCCAAGCGCTTCGAGCAGCATTTCGCCGAAGCCGACCTCAACCGCGACGGCAAGCTCAGCAAGATCGAAGTCGGCGAAAAGATGCCGCGCCTGGCCAAGGCCTTCGCCTTCATGGACGAGGACCGCGACGGCTATCTGACCCGCGAGGATTTGCGCCACCCGCCGCGCCGCTGA
- a CDS encoding SPFH domain-containing protein, which yields MKENPTRSLPGIPTLLLLLVAGALAFWLFIDGVASKAELQIGAAIAIGVALFFGLVGLYKVEPNQAAVLSLFGKYVGTVKDNGLRWNNPFYAKKKVSQRVRNFESGKLKVNELDGSPIEIAAVIVWQVVDSAEAVYNVDDYESFVHIQSESALRAMATSYPYDQHEDGQLALRSHAAEISQHLKDELAERLADAGVEVLDARISHLAYAPEIAHAMLQRQQANAVIAARTRIVAGAVGMVEMALAELQKNGVVQLDEERKAQMVSNLLVVLCGDRSTQPIVNAGTLY from the coding sequence ATGAAAGAGAACCCGACCCGCTCCCTGCCCGGCATTCCGACCCTGCTGCTCCTGTTGGTGGCCGGGGCGCTCGCGTTCTGGCTGTTCATCGACGGGGTCGCGAGCAAGGCCGAGCTGCAGATCGGCGCCGCCATCGCGATCGGCGTCGCGCTGTTTTTCGGCCTGGTCGGCCTGTACAAGGTCGAGCCCAACCAGGCCGCCGTGCTGAGCCTGTTCGGCAAATACGTCGGCACGGTCAAGGACAACGGCCTGCGCTGGAACAACCCCTTCTACGCCAAGAAGAAGGTCAGCCAGCGCGTGCGCAACTTCGAAAGCGGCAAGCTCAAGGTCAACGAACTCGACGGCAGCCCGATCGAGATCGCCGCGGTGATCGTCTGGCAGGTGGTCGATTCGGCCGAGGCGGTCTACAACGTCGACGACTACGAAAGCTTCGTCCACATCCAGTCCGAATCGGCGCTGCGCGCGATGGCCACCAGCTATCCCTACGACCAGCACGAGGACGGCCAGCTCGCCCTGCGCAGCCACGCCGCCGAGATCTCGCAGCACCTCAAGGACGAGTTGGCCGAGCGCCTGGCCGACGCCGGCGTGGAAGTGCTGGACGCGCGCATCAGCCACCTGGCCTACGCGCCGGAAATCGCCCACGCCATGCTGCAGCGCCAGCAGGCCAACGCGGTGATCGCCGCGCGCACCCGCATCGTCGCCGGCGCGGTCGGCATGGTCGAGATGGCGCTGGCCGAACTGCAGAAGAACGGCGTGGTGCAATTGGACGAAGAGCGCAAGGCGCAGATGGTCAGCAACCTGCTGGTGGTGCTGTGCGGCGACCGCAGCACCCAGCCCATCGTCAACGCCGGCACCCTGTACTGA
- a CDS encoding arginyltransferase yields the protein MGTQPQPENEDLRLFHTGEHACGYWPERVARDLVLDPRDPRLRAWYPHALGWGFRRSGDIVYRPHCAGCRACVAVRIPVDRFRPDRSQRRCLALNAQVEMRVRPAERTEEHLALYRRYLGARHAGGGMDGHGAPEFDQFLIGSWSEGRFLELREQRRLLAVAVTDVVDTALSAVYTFYEPELADRGLGTLAILRQIEWAKRERREHLYLGYWIAGHPKMDYKRRYRPLEGFDGHEWRDLDIRDFIKL from the coding sequence ATGGGCACCCAACCGCAGCCGGAGAACGAGGATCTGCGCCTGTTCCACACCGGCGAGCACGCCTGCGGCTATTGGCCGGAGCGCGTCGCCCGCGACCTGGTGCTGGACCCGCGCGATCCGCGCCTGCGCGCCTGGTACCCGCACGCGCTGGGCTGGGGTTTCCGCCGCTCCGGCGACATCGTCTACCGCCCGCACTGCGCCGGCTGCCGCGCCTGCGTGGCGGTACGCATTCCGGTCGACCGCTTCCGCCCCGACCGCAGCCAACGCCGCTGCCTGGCGCTCAACGCCCAGGTCGAGATGCGCGTGCGTCCGGCCGAGCGCACCGAGGAACACCTGGCGCTGTATCGGCGTTACCTGGGCGCGCGCCATGCCGGCGGCGGCATGGACGGGCACGGCGCGCCCGAGTTCGACCAGTTCCTGATCGGCAGCTGGAGCGAAGGCCGCTTCCTGGAACTGCGCGAGCAGCGCCGCCTGCTGGCGGTGGCGGTCACCGACGTGGTCGACACCGCGCTGTCGGCGGTCTACACCTTCTACGAACCCGAACTGGCCGACCGCGGCCTGGGCACGCTGGCGATCCTGCGCCAGATCGAATGGGCCAAGCGCGAACGGCGCGAGCATCTGTACCTGGGTTACTGGATCGCCGGCCATCCGAAGATGGACTACAAGCGCCGCTACCGTCCGCTGGAAGGCTTCGACGGCCACGAGTGGCGCGATCTGGACATACGCGACTTCATCAAGCTGTAA
- the tesB gene encoding acyl-CoA thioesterase II encodes MSSSPVSELIELLSLERLEDNLFRGQSRDIGTKYVFGGQVLGQALSAAQATLEAPRSAHSLHAYFLKAGDIEAPIVYQADRTRDGGSFSVRRVTAIQHGQPIFFLAASFQKDEDGGEHQLSMPEVPKPEDIAPAPAVPAEVMATLPTKVQRWLSRQGPFEFRHVYPRDELNPPKRPPYQQVWFRLSEQVGDAPELHRALLAYASDFHLLGTATFPHGISYYQPNVQMASLDHALWFHRPFRADDWLLYSIDSPSAQGGRGLARGQIYDRHGHLVASTAQEGLIRVVQDSAAAQHVPAKD; translated from the coding sequence ATGAGCTCATCCCCCGTCTCCGAACTGATCGAACTGCTGTCGCTGGAGCGGCTGGAAGACAATCTGTTCCGCGGCCAGAGCCGCGACATCGGCACCAAGTACGTGTTCGGCGGGCAGGTGCTGGGACAGGCGCTGTCGGCCGCGCAGGCGACGCTGGAAGCGCCGCGCAGCGCGCATTCGCTGCATGCCTATTTCCTCAAGGCCGGCGACATCGAGGCGCCTATCGTCTACCAGGCCGATCGCACCCGCGACGGCGGCAGCTTCTCGGTGCGGCGGGTGACCGCGATCCAGCACGGGCAGCCGATCTTCTTCCTGGCCGCGTCGTTCCAGAAGGACGAGGACGGCGGCGAGCACCAGTTGTCGATGCCGGAAGTGCCCAAGCCCGAGGACATCGCGCCCGCGCCGGCGGTGCCGGCCGAGGTGATGGCGACGCTGCCGACCAAGGTGCAGCGCTGGCTGTCGCGGCAGGGGCCGTTCGAGTTCCGCCACGTGTACCCGCGCGACGAGCTCAACCCGCCCAAGCGCCCGCCGTATCAGCAGGTCTGGTTCCGTCTGAGCGAACAAGTGGGCGATGCGCCGGAACTGCACCGCGCCCTGCTCGCCTACGCCTCGGATTTCCATCTGCTGGGCACGGCGACCTTCCCGCATGGCATCAGCTACTACCAGCCCAACGTGCAGATGGCGTCGCTGGATCACGCGCTGTGGTTCCACCGCCCGTTCCGCGCCGACGACTGGCTGCTGTATTCGATCGACAGCCCCAGCGCGCAGGGCGGACGCGGCCTGGCGCGCGGGCAGATCTACGACCGCCACGGCCACCTGGTCGCCAGCACCGCGCAGGAAGGTTTGATCCGCGTGGTGCAGGATTCGGCCGCGGCCCAGCACGTGCCGGCGAAGGACTGA
- a CDS encoding sigma-70 family RNA polymerase sigma factor — MLTAIDADLPAAAAGDRAAYSRIVALCQNSVTAIALAIVRDVPASEDIAQEAFLSAWQNLRRLQSPSSFLPWLRQITRNLARDHLRAQRRAPRGVDDVEAAIEAAADPQPNPFEQLLDEERQAVAAELISALPDDSREVLLLYYREGQSSQQVASLLGLSDAAVRKRLSRARASVREDMLARFGRFAADSAPSIAFTSMVATALTLASPPAAAAGLLGAGAAAGAKTFGQVLLGAAGSIGIAAVAAFAGIYLGLRKQLKGAIDDAERYALVRSAVICALASIAFVVLLLAIAHSGRGGWWLPSLTTLGFIAAVLWQTSVAQPRILRRRHALEAQRDPVAAARRRRCERMQSWIGGAIGVGCGVGGLIVGLIQSGRL, encoded by the coding sequence CTGCTCACCGCCATCGATGCCGACCTGCCCGCGGCGGCGGCCGGCGACCGTGCCGCGTATTCGCGCATCGTCGCGCTGTGCCAGAACTCGGTGACCGCGATCGCGCTGGCGATCGTGCGCGACGTGCCGGCCAGCGAGGACATCGCCCAGGAGGCCTTCCTCAGCGCCTGGCAGAACCTGCGCCGGTTGCAGAGCCCGTCCAGCTTCCTGCCCTGGCTGCGTCAGATCACCCGCAACCTCGCCCGCGACCATCTGCGCGCGCAGCGGCGCGCGCCGCGCGGCGTCGACGACGTCGAGGCGGCGATCGAGGCCGCGGCCGATCCGCAGCCCAATCCCTTCGAGCAACTGCTGGACGAAGAACGCCAGGCCGTCGCCGCCGAACTGATTTCGGCCCTGCCCGACGACAGCCGCGAAGTGCTGCTGCTGTACTACCGCGAAGGCCAGAGCTCGCAGCAGGTCGCGTCCCTGCTGGGCCTCAGCGACGCGGCGGTGCGCAAGCGCCTGTCGCGCGCGCGCGCCAGCGTGCGCGAGGACATGCTGGCGCGCTTCGGCCGGTTCGCCGCCGACAGCGCGCCGTCGATCGCCTTCACCAGCATGGTCGCGACCGCGCTGACCCTGGCCAGCCCGCCCGCGGCCGCCGCGGGCCTGCTCGGCGCCGGCGCGGCGGCCGGCGCCAAGACCTTCGGCCAGGTGCTGCTGGGCGCGGCCGGCAGCATCGGCATCGCCGCGGTCGCGGCCTTCGCCGGCATCTACCTGGGCCTGCGCAAGCAACTCAAGGGCGCGATCGACGATGCCGAACGCTACGCGCTGGTGCGCAGCGCGGTGATCTGCGCGCTGGCCTCGATCGCGTTCGTGGTGCTGCTGCTGGCGATCGCGCACAGCGGCCGCGGCGGCTGGTGGCTGCCCAGCCTGACCACGCTGGGTTTCATCGCCGCGGTGCTGTGGCAGACCAGCGTGGCGCAGCCGCGCATCCTGCGCCGCCGCCACGCGCTGGAGGCGCAGCGCGACCCGGTCGCGGCCGCGCGCCGGCGCCGCTGCGAGCGCATGCAGTCCTGGATCGGCGGCGCGATCGGCGTGGGCTGCGGCGTGGGCGGCTTGATCGTCGGTCTGATCCAGTCCGGCCGCCTCTAG